In Chryseobacterium sp., the genomic window CGATTACTTTAATACCTGTAAATAAAACTTCTGCAGAAGTTGAAAGTTGATCAAATTTTGGAGCTTCTCTGTGGATTGGAAGTCCTCCATCCTTAGAAATACTTTGAAGCCCGTCGATAGCATCCCCAACTACGTTGAATAGTCTTCCGTTTACAGCCTCACCGATTGGCATAGTAATAGGGTTTCCGTACCCGATTACATCCTGACCTCTCTTAAGACCATCTGTAGCGTCCATTGCGATACATCTTACTGTATCTTCGCCAATATGTTGTTCTACTTCTAAGACTACTTTTTCACCGTTTTCTTTTGTAATTTCTAACGCGTCATAGATACTAGGAACAGATTCCACATCTGTGAAGACAACGTCGATTACCGGACCAATAATTTGAGAAATTTTACCTTTAATTTGGTTTGCCATTGCTAAATTTTTTCTTGGTGCAAATATAGTGATTCTTCATAAACCCGCAATTGGTAAAAAAAAGATTTTTATCATGCTTTTTCAAAGAAGACCGGGCGTACGGCTTAATGTGTAAAATTCAATGTCTATGGCAATATTAGAAATCAAATATACAAATTAGGGAATTCAACTTTACACATTACTAATTAACACCTCAATACATTTTCAAATTCTCAAATTTTCAAGTTTTCAAATTACCTTATTTATCAATCGCTACATTAAAAATAAAGGTTTTATATTTGCAGTCAAAATTTTTCCGTTTTGAAAGTTTTCAAAAATTTCACAGATTATTCTTCTCAAAAGCCTCTAGCATTGTCTTTAGGTATGTTTGACGGAGTGCATCTCGGGCATAAAAGTATTATCGATGAATTGATAAAAGTAGGTACAGAAAATAATCTGGAAACTGCTATCCTTACTTTTTGGCCACATCCAAGGTTTATATTCAATCCCAATGAAGATCTAAAGCTCCTGAATACAGTAGAGGAAAAGAAACAGTTGGTTGAGAAATATGGTATTGATACTCTGTTTCTTAAAGAATTTGACGAAGAATTCAGAAATTTAACCGGAGAAGAGTTTGTGCGTCAGATCTTAATTGGTAAACTCAATGTGAAGTACCTTATTATAGGGTACGACCACTCTTTCGGAAAAAATAAAAGCGGGAATTTTGAACTTCTTCAAAAATTGTCTAAAGAACTTGACTTTGAAGTGGAACAGATGGAAGCGATCAACATCCACGAAAATAATATCAGTTCTACCAAAGTTCGTAACGCTCTTTTAACAG contains:
- a CDS encoding bifunctional riboflavin kinase/FAD synthetase, whose protein sequence is MKVFKNFTDYSSQKPLALSLGMFDGVHLGHKSIIDELIKVGTENNLETAILTFWPHPRFIFNPNEDLKLLNTVEEKKQLVEKYGIDTLFLKEFDEEFRNLTGEEFVRQILIGKLNVKYLIIGYDHSFGKNKSGNFELLQKLSKELDFEVEQMEAINIHENNISSTKVRNALLTGNIKEANEMLGYSYSVSGTVVHGKKIGRTIGYPTANIDTESIKLLPKKGAYIVEVAVKGQQYKGMLSIGTNPTVNGEKLTVEVYILDFDDDIYDEKITVRFPEFL